The Deinococcus aquiradiocola genome includes a window with the following:
- the pdxH gene encoding pyridoxamine 5'-phosphate oxidase: MTDLTDLRLSYERDELRRATLNPDPHAQFSRWLEEALGSDLPEPYAVTLATADETGRPSARTVLLRGHDARGLVVYSNYLSHKGRDLHVNPQAELLFYWPTLERQVRAWGRVERLPEEESTAYFHKRPRDSQLAAHASDPQSAPIAGRAELDAKFAALHDRFPEGQPVPKPDFWGGYLLVPGGWEFWQGRPNRMHDRFEYLPAADGWRITRLMP; encoded by the coding sequence ATGACCGACCTGACCGACCTGAGACTGAGCTACGAGCGGGACGAACTGCGCCGCGCCACCCTGAACCCCGACCCGCACGCGCAGTTCTCCCGCTGGCTGGAGGAAGCGCTCGGCAGCGACCTGCCGGAACCGTACGCGGTGACGCTCGCCACCGCCGACGAGACGGGCCGCCCCAGCGCCCGCACCGTCCTGCTGCGCGGGCACGACGCGCGCGGCCTGGTGGTGTACAGCAACTACCTGAGCCACAAGGGACGCGACCTGCACGTGAACCCGCAGGCGGAGCTGCTGTTCTACTGGCCGACCCTGGAGCGGCAGGTGCGCGCCTGGGGCCGCGTCGAACGCCTCCCCGAAGAGGAGAGCACCGCGTACTTCCACAAGCGCCCGCGCGACAGTCAGCTGGCCGCGCACGCCAGCGACCCGCAGAGCGCACCCATCGCGGGCCGCGCGGAACTCGACGCGAAATTCGCGGCGCTGCACGACCGTTTCCCCGAAGGGCAGCCCGTCCCGAAACCGGACTTCTGGGGCGGATACCTGCTCGTGCCGGGCGGGTGGGAGTTCTGGCAGGGCCGCCCGAACCGCATGCACGACCGCTTCGAGTACCTGCCCGCCGCGGACGGCTGGCGGATCACGCGCCTGATGCCCTGA
- a CDS encoding sensor domain-containing protein, translating into MNATQNVSQQLFLSTLSDLLKLHAPHATLLAPVDGQVFRITAAAPALPLPGNDLTPPDEWMDHGEMRWLSQGGALLGLLWSQEALPDTAGALLNLLLRSASSGHSEQDSGLMLTHLPAPVAWLDGDLRFRQVSRHFLNLHGLQQRDVLGRRVDDVFPTRAQLVHQLGRALAGQAVTLPLEQVAVRGERALWLRGEARPYFDAQGIGVLWTSQDASEERGLAQQLDSLLDDSGVMMAVLDPQGQVQNASSALMALGSAGGQAQNTLLGAAFWDWPSWPPESRERLRALVAQAATGEAASAEVCTARGNVLQISVHGDVQGAGPEDPSAGTGMLIAECHDLSALRELQEQAAMQRSLISEILARSSEATVIVNSGGKVTLANEEAANLLGIEGSRLTGAGLGRLIRDLGVQLYDSDMTLLDYSDWARETMPTDQELVLVNAAGVQRTVRLGVSLLPSLEGQRPGLMLTMRDVTAMRRMEARLRHDTLHDALTGLLNRNGLRSRLQSLGPDAHVSLLALDISGFSALTAALGRIASDALLVHLAARLVDWRPNLLAARLNSNVFVLGVTGQSDKDTLEGSLRELQHHLRTPLRLSGRDLPLNFHVGATGGLVGRDADALLGQAETALSYVKHERQGADRQGVGAVYQEAMRAEVARDFRLESELPGALSQGQLRLTYQPLVSLNPVEGPVVVAAEALLRWHHPELGVLAPPVFLPLAARSALISDIGEWVVGQALAARTQWQAAHPGLRVSVNLSLDELLRQDNLERLFPLMEEHGPPDFELSAGSLIDYSERTLGLLERLHALGARILVDDFGDGASSLTSLERFPISGIKLHPSFVARLQNPRAFKLLEATTTLARSLALSVTAVGVETREQLALLRQAGVGAAQGYIFAAPMAADALDTFRAPDLD; encoded by the coding sequence TTGAACGCCACCCAGAACGTCTCCCAGCAGCTGTTCCTGAGCACCCTGTCGGACCTGTTGAAACTCCACGCGCCGCACGCGACGCTGCTCGCCCCGGTCGACGGGCAGGTGTTCCGCATCACGGCGGCCGCGCCTGCCCTGCCGCTCCCCGGCAACGACCTCACCCCGCCCGACGAGTGGATGGATCACGGCGAGATGCGCTGGCTCAGTCAGGGCGGCGCGCTGCTGGGTCTGCTGTGGTCGCAGGAGGCCCTGCCCGACACGGCGGGCGCCCTGCTGAACCTGCTGCTGCGTTCCGCGTCCAGCGGCCACAGCGAGCAGGACAGCGGCCTGATGCTCACGCACCTGCCCGCGCCCGTCGCGTGGCTGGACGGCGACCTGCGCTTCCGTCAGGTCAGTCGGCACTTCCTGAACCTGCACGGCCTGCAGCAGCGCGACGTGCTCGGCCGCCGCGTGGACGACGTGTTCCCCACCCGCGCGCAGCTCGTGCATCAGCTGGGGCGGGCACTGGCAGGGCAGGCCGTGACGCTGCCGCTGGAACAGGTCGCGGTGCGCGGCGAGCGCGCCCTGTGGCTGCGCGGCGAGGCCAGACCGTACTTCGACGCGCAGGGCATCGGGGTGCTGTGGACCAGCCAGGACGCCAGCGAGGAGCGCGGCCTCGCACAGCAGCTCGACAGCCTGCTGGACGACAGCGGCGTCATGATGGCCGTGCTGGACCCGCAGGGACAGGTTCAGAACGCCAGCAGCGCCCTGATGGCCCTCGGCAGTGCGGGCGGCCAGGCGCAGAACACGCTGCTGGGCGCGGCCTTCTGGGACTGGCCGAGCTGGCCGCCCGAATCGCGTGAGCGTCTGCGGGCCCTCGTGGCGCAGGCCGCGACGGGCGAGGCCGCGAGCGCCGAGGTCTGCACCGCGCGCGGCAACGTCCTGCAGATCAGCGTCCACGGGGACGTGCAGGGCGCGGGACCGGAAGACCCGTCCGCCGGGACGGGCATGCTGATCGCGGAGTGCCACGACCTGTCCGCCCTGCGGGAGCTGCAGGAACAGGCGGCCATGCAGCGCAGCCTGATCAGCGAGATCCTCGCGCGAAGCAGCGAGGCGACCGTGATCGTGAACTCGGGCGGCAAGGTCACGCTCGCGAACGAGGAGGCCGCGAACCTGCTGGGGATCGAGGGGTCACGCCTGACGGGCGCGGGCCTGGGCCGCCTCATCCGGGACCTGGGCGTGCAGCTGTACGACAGCGACATGACGCTCCTCGACTACTCTGACTGGGCGCGCGAGACGATGCCCACCGATCAGGAACTCGTGCTGGTGAACGCGGCGGGCGTGCAGCGCACCGTGCGTCTCGGCGTGAGCCTCCTCCCGAGCCTGGAGGGGCAGCGGCCCGGCCTGATGCTCACCATGCGGGACGTGACCGCCATGCGGCGCATGGAGGCCAGACTGCGGCACGACACGCTGCACGACGCGCTGACGGGTCTGCTCAACCGCAACGGGCTGCGCAGTCGCCTGCAGTCGCTCGGGCCGGACGCGCACGTCTCGCTGCTGGCGCTCGACATCAGCGGCTTCTCGGCCCTGACGGCGGCACTCGGCCGCATCGCGAGCGACGCGCTGCTCGTGCACCTCGCCGCGCGCCTCGTGGACTGGCGTCCGAACCTGCTCGCGGCCCGCCTGAACAGCAACGTCTTCGTGCTCGGCGTGACCGGCCAGAGCGACAAGGACACCCTGGAGGGCTCGCTGCGCGAACTGCAGCACCACCTTCGCACGCCGCTGCGGCTGTCCGGCCGGGACCTCCCCCTGAACTTCCACGTGGGCGCGACGGGCGGCCTGGTCGGCCGGGACGCCGACGCGCTGCTCGGGCAGGCCGAGACGGCCCTCAGCTACGTGAAGCACGAACGGCAGGGCGCGGACCGGCAGGGGGTCGGCGCGGTGTACCAGGAAGCCATGCGGGCCGAAGTGGCGCGCGACTTCCGGCTGGAAAGCGAACTGCCCGGCGCACTCTCGCAGGGGCAGCTGCGGCTCACGTACCAGCCGCTCGTGTCCCTGAACCCGGTGGAGGGACCGGTCGTGGTGGCGGCCGAGGCGCTGCTGCGCTGGCACCACCCGGAACTCGGGGTGCTCGCCCCGCCCGTGTTCCTGCCGCTCGCGGCCCGCAGCGCCCTCATCAGCGACATCGGCGAGTGGGTGGTCGGGCAGGCGCTCGCGGCCCGCACGCAGTGGCAGGCGGCCCACCCGGGCCTGCGGGTCAGCGTGAACCTCAGCCTCGACGAGCTGCTGCGGCAGGACAACCTCGAACGCCTCTTCCCGCTGATGGAGGAGCACGGCCCGCCGGACTTCGAACTGAGCGCCGGGAGCCTCATCGACTACTCCGAACGCACGCTGGGCCTGCTGGAGCGCCTGCACGCCCTGGGGGCACGCATCCTGGTGGACGACTTCGGGGACGGCGCGTCCAGCCTCACCAGCCTGGAGCGCTTCCCGATCTCCGGCATCAAGCTGCACCCGAGCTTCGTGGCGCGGCTGCAGAACCCGCGCGCCTTCAAGCTGCTGGAGGCCACCACCACCCTCGCCCGCAGCCTCGCGCTGAGCGTCACGGCGGTCGGCGTGGAGACTCGGGAACAGCTCGCGCTGCTGCGGCAGGCGGGCGTGGGGGCCGCGCAGGGGTACATCTTCGCCGCGCCGATGGCCGCCGACGCGCTCGACACCTTCCGCGCCCCCGACCTCGACTGA